One region of Miscanthus floridulus cultivar M001 chromosome 19, ASM1932011v1, whole genome shotgun sequence genomic DNA includes:
- the LOC136528476 gene encoding protein trichome birefringence-like 19, which produces MQAKIEQKRSNLRQRLLGIASDLPMHKLQLVVTTTAASLPALAVVALVLLLLATARRPCSFLDAYRSGVSLPSPSGPSRPRAAAVRAPSGCDIFRPGEWVPDDDAPYYTNLTCPFIQEHQNCMKYGRPDRGFLRWRWRPDGCDLPRFDAAAFFDAVRNSSLAFVGDSLARNHMQSLMCLLSKVAYPKDISTTTNPEFRTMRYEPYNFTMAIFWSPFLVRGHQPDPRRHMWDIYLDQPDAAWRDAVSGFDRVVLSAATWFTRPAVFYAGGRVVGCHYCLVPGVPDLTLRYSLRMAFRSALRVLTAGGPGRFSGTVILRTLSPTSHFEGGEWDRGGDCRRTRPFAPNETRMAGLDLDLHKLQVEEFARAKAEAEASGGGTRLVLMDTTAAMVLRPDGHPSRYGHWPHENVTLYHDCVHWCLPGPIDAWNDMLLQMLLRDPS; this is translated from the exons ATGCAAGCAAAGATCGAGCAGAAGCGCAGCAACCTGCGGCAGCGGCTGCTAGGCATCGCGTCGGATCTGCCGATGCACAAGCTCCAGCTCGTCGTCACCACGACCGCGGCATCACTCCCGGCGCTCGCCGTCGTcgccctcgtcctcctcctcctcgccacgGCGCGCCGCCCGTGCTCCTTCCTCGACGCGTACCGCTCCGGCGTCTCCCTGCCCTCTCCGTCCGGACCCTCGCGCCCCCGCGCAGCCGCCGTCCGGGCGCCCAGCGGGTGCGACATCTTCCGGCCGGGCGAGTGGGTCCCCGATGACGACGCGCCGTACTACACCAACCTCACCTGCCCGTTCATCCAGGAGCACCAGAACTGCATGAAGTACGGCCGCCCCGACCGCGGCTTCCTCCGCTGGCGGTGGCGGCCCGACGGCTGCGACCTGCCGCGCTTCGACGCTGCCGCCTTCTTCGACGCCGTCCGGAACTCGTCGCTGGCGTTCGTCGGCGACTCCCTCGCCAGGAACCACATGCAGTCCCTCATGTGCCTGCTGTCCAAG GTGGCGTACCCGAAAGACATCTCGACGACGACGAATCCAGAGTTCCGGACGATGCGCTACGAGCCGTACAACTTCACCATGGCCATCTTCTGGTCGCCGTTCCTGGTGCGGGGGCACCAGCCGGACCCCCGCCGGCACATGTGGGACATCTACCTGGACCAGCCGGACGCGGCGTGGCGCGACGCCGTCTCGGGCTTCGACCGCGTCGTGCTTTCGGCGGCGACCTGGTTCACCCGGCCGGCCGTGTTCTACGCGGGCGGGCGCGTCGTCGGGTGCCACTACTGCCTCGTCCCGGGCGTGCCCGACCTGACGCTGCGCTACTCCCTGCGCATGGCGTTCCGCTCCGCGCTCCGCGTCCTGACGGCGGGGGGGCCCGGCCGGTTCAGCGGGACGGTGATCCTGCGGACGCTGTCGCCGACGTCGCACTTCGAGGGAGGGGAATGGGACCGGGGCGGGGACTGCCGCCGGACGCGGCCGTTCGCGCCCAACGAGACGCGGATGGCGGGGTTGGACCTGGACCTCCACAAGTTGCAGGTGGAGGAGTTCGCCAGGGccaaggcggaggcggaggcgagcGGCGGGGGGACGAGGCTGGTGCTGATGGACACCACGGCGGCGATGGTGCTCCGGCCCGACGGCCACCCGAGCCGGTACGGGCACTGGCCGCACGAGAACGTGACGCTGTACCATGACTGCGTGCACTGGTGCCTCCCCGGCCCCATCGACGCCTGGAACGACATGCTGCTCCAGATGCTCCTCCGGGATCCGTCTTGA